The Streptomyces sp. ALI-76-A nucleotide sequence AGCCGTGCGAGCGGATCCCGGCGCCTGCGCAGCAGTTGCCGTACGACCTCGGGGTCGAGCACCGTGCCGCCCGAGGCCACCTCCCGCAGCGCCGCCACGAACTGCTCGACCTGCCCCACCCGGTCCTTGAGCAGATAGCCGACGCCGCTGCCGTCACCGGAGTCGAGGAGGTCGGCGGCGTACGCCCGCTGCACGTACTGGCTGAGCACCAGCACCGGCAGGCCCGGCCGCTCCGCGCGCAGCCGCACCGCCGCGTGCAGCCCCTCGTCCTGGAAGCCGGGCGGCATACGGACGTCGGTCACGACGACGTCGGGTTCGTGCTCGGCGACCGCCGCGAGGAGCGCGTCCGCGTCGCCGACGGCGGCCGGCACCTCGTGCCCGAAGCGGGTGAGCAGCCCGGCCAGCCCTTCCCGCAGCAGCACGCTGTCCTCGGCGAGGACTACGCGCAGGGGGCGGTCTGTGGTGTCGGGCGAGGCCGGCAAGGAATCTCCACACGCAGCAGGGTCGGTCCGCCCGGTGGGCTGGACACCGAGAGTCTGCCATCGAGCACCGACACCCGGTCGGCGAGACCGGTCAGTCCGGTGCCGCCGGCCGCGTCGGCGCCGCCGTGCCCGTCGTCCCGCACCCGCAGCACCAGCCGCCCGTCCCGGTGTCCGCCGCTGACCTCGGCGCGGCTCGCCCCGCTGTGCCGGGCGACGTTCGCGAGGGCCTCGCACACGACGAAGTAGGCGGCGGACTCGACGGGTTGAGGCAGACGCCGGGGCAATCGCAGATCCAGGTCCACGGGGACCGGGCTGCGGTCGGCCGCGTCCGCGACGGCGGCTTCGAGACCGTAGTCGGCGAGCACCTTGGGGTGGATGCCGTGGATGAGCTCACGCAGTTCCGCGAGGGTCCGCCCGGCCTCCTCGTGGGCCCTGGCGAGCTGGTCGGCGAGCGGTCCGGGCGGGACGTCGAGGCGGGCCAGACCGAGCGTCATCGTCAGGGCGACCAGGCGCTGTTGGGCCCCGTCGTGCAGGTCCCGCTCGATCCGCCGCCGTTCCGCCTCGAAGGCGTCCACCAACCGCACCCGGGAGCGCGCGAGTTCGGTGACCCGCTCGCTCTCCTTCGACGTCAGCAGCGCCCGCGCCAGTTCGGCCCGCGCCCCGGCCACCACCCCCAGGGCGTAGGCCCCGCACGCCAGCAGCACCAGCCCGAGCGCGGCCGACCCCAGCGCTCCCGCCCAGGTGTCGACGGTCCACAGCTTGGCCACCCGCGCCTCACCGCCGGCGGCGACCAGCGCGGGTACGGCGAGCATGGCGAGCGGAAACCCGGCCGCGAGGACCACGGCCAGCGCGTCGAGCGGCCACAGCAGCAGCCCGAACAGCACGGCGTACGCCAGCTCCCGCCAGGTGGCGGTCTCGCGCAGCCGTGTCACCAGCCAGGCCCGCAGCCCCGGCCCGTCGGGCATCCGATGCCCGTCGCCGGGGGCGGGCCCCACGCCGGCCAGCCGCAGCCGCCGGCGCTCCACGGCGGCCACGGGGATCCCGGCCAGCACGGTCAGCACGAGCAGCGGCAGCCCGAGGAGTACGACGGCCAGCGCGCCGCCGACGACGAGTCCGCCGAGGAGCACGGCCAGGACGACCAGGCCGAGCAGCGCGCCGCTGCCCAGGTAGGCGACCGCTCGCCAGGGCCACGCCGAACTCAGGTATCCACGCCCGCCGAGGGCCCGCCACACGCTCATGGGGATCACCGTAGAAGCCGGACGGGCGCGGGGCCATGGGCCGGGACGGAGGCTCGACGGTATGCCTGGCCCTACCCCAGGTCTCGTCCCTGCCGCACTGATCCGGAGGCCGGTGGCACGGTTTCGTGGACCCCTCGGAACCGGACCAGTGGGGGCAGGGACAGAGATGACACCCAACGCGATCGAACTGCGCGCGGTGAGCAGGCGGTACGGGACGGGCGGTGGCGTGACCGCGCTCGACGACGTCACGCTCGCCTTCCCCGCCGGCACCTTCACCGCCGTCATGGGGCCGTCCGGCTCGGGCAAGTCGACGTTGTTGCAGTGCGCGGCGGGCCTGGACCGGCCCACCTCGGGCTCGGTCCGGCTCGGCGACACGGAACTGACGGCGCTGAGCGAGCGCCGGCTGACCCTGCTGCGCCGCGAACGCATCGGCTTCGTGTTCCAGGCGTTCAACCTGCTGCCGTCCCTGACCGCCGCGCACAACGTCGCCCTGCCGCTGCGCCTGGCCGGCCGGCGCCCGTCGAAGGCGCGGGTACGGGAAGTGCTGCGCGAGGTCGGCCTCGGCGACCGCGCCGGTCACCGCCCGGCCCAGCTCTCCGGCGGCCAGCAGCAACGCGTCGCCCTCGCCCGCGCGTTGATCACCCGCCCCGAGGTCCTGTTCGCCGACGAGCCGACGGGCGCGCTCGACTCCCGCACCGGACACCAAGTCCTGTCCCTGCTCCGCGGGCTCGTCGGCACCGGGGGCGGCACGGTGGTGATGGTGACCCACGACCCGGTGGCGGCGTCCTGTGCGGACGGGGTGGTGTTCCTGGTGGACGGGAGGGTGAGCGGTGAACTGCGCGGGGCGTCGGCGCAGGAGATCGCCGCGCGGATGACGGGGCTGGAGGCGACGGGTGCGGCGACGCCAACGCCAACGGGAGCGAACGGGGTCGCGTCCAGGCCGGCCACCACGCCGACAGTCCCGTCGTCGGCCTCGGAGGCCGCCCCGTGCTGAGCATCGCCTTCCACACCCTGCGGACCCGCTGGACCAGCTTCACCGGCACCTTCCTGGCCCTCTCCCTCGGTGTCGCGCTGCTCACCGTGATGGGCCTCACCCTCGCCTCCTCCCTCGACGCCCCCGAACGCGAGCCGGAGCGGTTCGCCGCGGCCCCGGTCGTGGTGCGGGGGCAGGACACCCTGCGCGTGCCGACCCCGAACGGCGTCCGCACCGAGAAACTGGCCCACCCCCGCCCCGTCCCGCCCGCGACCGTCGCCGCGCTGCGCGCCCTCGGCCAGGTCGTCGAGGACCGCGTCTTCGCCGTACGGGCCACCGGCGCACCCGGCGATCTGGTGGGCCACCCGTGGTCGACGGCCGCGTTCGCGCCGTACGCCCTGGACACGGGCCGTGCCCCGCGGGCCGCGGACGAGGTCGTGGCGACCGGCGACTGGACGGCGGTGGGCCGCCGGCTGCACACCGGCCACGGGACGGTACGCGTGGTCGGCACGACTGCCGGCCTCGGGTTCGAGAACGCCCTCTTCTACCCGGACGCCCGCGCCGCCCGGCTCGCCCCGGTGAGCACCCAACTGGTCGTGGACGCGGACCCGGCGGCCGTACGGCGGACCGTGGACGCCGTGTCCGCACCGGGCGTCGGCGCCGGCCCGACCGTCCTGACCGGTGACGCGCGGCGGCTCGCGGACGCCGACCCCGACCGCGACCGGGAGGCGCTGACCGCGCTGAACGCCCTGTTCGGGACGGCCGGCGGGGTCGCCGGGTTCGTGTCGGTGTTCGTCGTGGCGTCCACGTTCGCCTTCGCGGTCGCCCAGCGGCGCCGGGAGTTCGGCCTGCTGCGGACGGCGGGTGCCACCCCGGGCCAGCTCCGCCGGACGGTGCTCGCGGAGGCCCTCCTCGTCGGTGTGCCCGCCTCGGCGGCGGGCTGCGCGCTCGGCGGGTACGCCGCCCCGGGCCTGGCCGCACGGGTGGTGGCCGACGACCTGGCCCCCGCCTGGTTCGCCATCGGCGACCACGTCTGGCCGTACCATCTGGCCTTCTGGCTCGGCCTGTTGGTGGCGCTCAGCGGTGTGGTGGCCGCGTCCTGGCGGGCCGGGCGGACCGCCCCCGCCGAGGCCCTGCGCGAGGCGTCCGTCGACACCGGCACGCTGACCCGGGGTCGCCTGCTGACCGGTACGGCCCTGCTGCTGACCGCCGCCGTGACCCTGGCGTCGGCCCTGCTGACCGACCCGGGCGAACTCCTGCACCGCAAGACGTACGTCAGCCGCCCGATGCTCCTGATCACGGCGGTGGCCCTGCTCTCCCCCGTCCTGGTACGGCCGTTGACCGGGCTGATCACCTGGCTGCCGGCCCTCCGGCCGCGCGGCGCCTGCGCCCTGCTGGTCCGTGAGAACACCCGCGTCGGCGTGCGCCGCACGGCCGCCGTGGCCGCTCCCGTCCTGGTCACGGTCGCCCTCACGGGCTCCCTGCTCGGCGCCACCGCGACGCTGGACGCGGCGCGGACGGCGGAGCTCCGGCAGCGGACGGCCGCGGACTTCGTGGTGTCGGTGCCCTCACCCGACGGTCTCGGCCCGGCGGCCGTGCGGCGCCTGCGCGCGGTGCCCGGCGTCCGGGTCTCCGCGACCGCGGCGAGCGCCGTCCACACCCTGGAGGACGGTGTCGCCCTGATCAGGTCGCGGGCCCGCGCGGCCGATCCGGCGGCGCTCGCCGCGACCTCGCGACTGCCGTTGACCTCCGGCCGCGTCACCGACCTCGACGACGGCTCGGTCATCGTCAACGAGGAGTGGGCCCGGCACACGGTCGGCGACCACGTGACGGTGTGGCTGGGCGACGGCACGCGCAGATCCCTGCGCATCGCCGCGGTGATGGCCACCGGCACGGGCGACAACGGCGTGTACGTCACCCCGGCGAACGCCCCGCACGCCCCGGTCGACCGGGTGGACGTGACACTCCTGCCCGGCGCCGACGCGGGCGCGGCGGAGGCGGCACTGCGACGGGCGGTACGGGAGTCTCCGCTCCCCGGGGCTCAGGTGCACACCCGGGACGCGTGGATCCACGCCGTGGCTCCCCGCTCCGACGGCACGACCCGGCTCGGCTTCCTCCTGGTCCTCGGCCTCGCCCTCCTCTACAGCGGCATCTCCCTGGCCGGCACCCTGGTCATGGCCGCCCGCGACCGCGGCCGCGAACTGGCGGCGCTACGGCTGGCCGGAGCCACCGGCGGGCAGGTGCTGCGGCTGGTCGCGGCGGAGACCGTGACGGTGGTGACGGCCGGCGCGCTGCTGGGCCTGTTCGTGGCCACGCTCAACCTGCTCGGCATGGGAGCCGCCCTGGGCCTGCTGTCCGCCCCGGCCCCGCTCCACCTGCCCTGGCCGGCCCTCGGCACGGTGACGGCCGCCTGCGCGCTCGTCGCCGTACCCGCCGCCGTACTCGCCACTCTCGGAACACACAAGAGATCCCGCCCGATCGACTGATCGGACGGGATCTCTTCAACTCCCTGAGTTTCCCCGGGAAGTTGTTGCGGTGGACCTGTGGGGATTTGAACCCCAGACCCCCTCGATGCGAACGAGGTGCGCTACCAGACTGCGCCACAGGCCCTTGCAACGAGTGAAACTCTAGCATCCCCGTCCGGGTGCTTGGAAATCCGTTCCCGGCTGGTCAAGCCACCTCGGGTCACTCGTTGGCGGCCCGGGGGCGGTCGCCGTCCTCGTACTGGTCGAAGAGCGGGGTGCGGCCGCGTTCGCGGGCCCGGCGGGCGGAGGCGGCGCGGCGGGCGTCGCTGCGGCCGTCCGCGGTGGGCCGGTCCTCGTCCTCGTGCTCCTCCGCTTCGGCGTCCTGCTCCGCGGGATGCGCCTCCTGCTCGGGCGTGACGGCACTGGACCGGGCCGAGCTCCACGCGTCCGGTGCGCCCAGGTCCACGTCGGAGGTGGCCCGCGGGGCGACCGGGGCGGTCACGTACGTCGGCAGCGGCACCGGTACCGGGTCCCAGCTGTCCCCGTGTCCGGGGCGCTGCTGGCGCTCGCGCTGCTGGTCGACCCATTCGGCGTGGTCGGTCTGCTCGACCAGCGCGCGCCGGTCCGCGGCGAGCGCGGACAGCCCGGGGTCCGTCGCCGGTTCGGGGCCTTCTTCGGGCTCCTCGGCGTCGGGGCCGCCGTCGACGGCGGGCCGCCGGCGCGGCTGGCGGACACGCTCACGCAGTCGCTGCGCGGCGGCCTCGGCCATACGCCGGTCCATCTGATAGGCGAACCGCCGGCGCTCCTGGGAGCGCAGGTAGGCGATGTACGCGCTGAGCATGACGGCGGGCACGCCGGGCGCCCACAGGAACGCGAGCCCTCCGACCGCGGCGACGATCGTGCCCATCGTGAAGGCGAGGAAGAGCATGACCGTGGTACGCCGACGGCGCGCGAGCACCTTCGTACGCCGGGCGCGTGCCGCTGCCGCCTCCGCCGAGGCCTTGCGCCGGGCGGCCGCCGCCCGCTTGGCCGCCGGCACGGAACCCTGCGCGGACCCCGCCCCGGCACCGGACGCACGCCCGGCTCCGGCCGAGTCCTCGTGCGCGGACTCCCACGCGTGTTCCCGTACCGACTCGCGCGTCGAGGCCCGCGCGGACTCCCGCGTGGACCCGCGCATCGGTTCACCCTCCGGCTCGGGTACGGCGTCGCGCGACGGTTCGTGCTCCGATGCGCGCGCCGGCGCCGTGCGCTCTCGGCTCGGCGCCGGGACCACCGCCTGCGCCTGGGGACGGGTCGGGGGCATGGCGAAGGCCCGGACGTCCACCGAGTCGGTGACGGCGCCCGGGTCGGCGACGCCGGGCTCCCCCTCCTCGGTGGAGCGCGCCCGCAGGTCCTTGGCGTATCGGCGCTCCATCCCCGCCCGTCCGGACAGCAACCGGATGGCTGTGCTGAAGCGTTCCGTCGGACGGGCCTCGTTCAGCTCGTCCTGCCTACGGAGCCACATCGGCACCAAGTAGGCGGCCCAGGCCCCGACAATGACTGCGTAGATGAGGCCGCTGCTGCTCACGCCTCACACGGTAGAGGGGTTTGCGTGAGGCCATCTGCCAATTGCGCCGGTGTGTCGCACGATCTGGCTGATATTTCGAGCTTTTTTTGTGACCGATGCGATCAACAGGCCGCCGCGGTAGCGAATTCAATGCCCTCAGGCGGTCATCCACCGATCATTTTCGAACACATATTCAATTACCCGGCTGTCGGCCAGGTTGTGCGGGGTTGTCGTGCGGCGTCCTCCTGGAGCGTGCCCGCTGCCAGCGCCTGAGCAAACCGTCGGGGACCTCTTCGGCGGTGAGCGCGAACACGAGATGGTCGCGCCAGGCGCCGTCGATGTGGAGATAGCGCGGACGCAGCCCCTCCTCGCGGAATCCGAGTTTCTCCACGACCCGGCGGCTCGGCGCGTTCTCGGGGCGAATGCAGACCTCGACGCGGTGCAGACCGACGGCACGGAAACAGTGGTCGGTGACGAGTGCCACGGCGGTCGGCATCACTCCGCGGCCGGCCACCGCCTCGTCCACCCAGTAGCCGACATGCCCCGAGCACATCGACCCCCAGGTGATTCCCGCGACCGTCAACTGCCCGACCAGCCGCCCCTGGTACTCGATGACGAACGGCAGCATCCGGCCGGCGTTCGCCTCGGCCCGCAGGTGCCGGACCATCTGCCGGTAGGTCGGCCGGTGCGCGATCGGCCCGCTCGGCGTGGGCGGCGGAATGGTCGCCTCCCAGGGCCGCAGCCAGTCCCGGTTGCGCCGGTTGACCTCGCGCCAGGCCCGCTGGTCGCGCATCTTTATGGGCCTCAGGACGACATCGCCGTCCGCCAGTACGACGGGCCAGGACGGGCTGTTCAGCTCACACCCCCAGGGCCGGGACCGGGTCTGGGATGGTCGCCGCCGCGGATCTGGTCGACGGCGTGCGTCAACAGGGGCTCCAGGACGGCCAGTCCGTCCTTCACCCCGCCGGTGGAGCCCGGCAGATTGACGATCAGCGTCCGGCCCGCCACTCCGGCCAGGCCCCGGGAGAGCGCCGCCGTCGGCACCTTGTCCCGCCCGAACGCCCTGATGGCCTCGGCGATGCCCGGCACCTCGCGGTCGATCACCCCGCGGGTCGCCTCGGGGGTCCGGTCGGTGGGCGAGATGCCGGTGCCGCCGGTGGTGACGACCACGTCGTACCCGGCGTCGACGGCGGCCCGCAGGGCGGCCGCCACGGGGTCGCCGTCGGGCACGACCTGCGGCCCGTCGACGGCGAAGCCGAAGCGCTCGAGGCCGTCGGCGATCAGCGGACCGCCCTTGTCCTCGTACACTCCGGCGGCGGCCCGGTTGGAGGCGGTGAGCACCAGCGCGCGATATGTCATGCCCGGCTCCAGTCGCCCGACTTGCCGCCCGTCTTCTCCTCGACCCGGACGTCCGTGATGACCGCTCCCTTGTCGACCGCCTTGACCATGTCGATCACGGTGAGCGCGGCGACGGAGACCGCGGTGAGCGCCTCCATCTCGACGCCTGTACGGTCCGTCGTCCGCACCGTGGCCGAGATCTCCACGGCGTCGTCCGCGACCCTCAGGTCCAGTTTCACACCGGACACCGACAACGGGTGGCACAGGGGGATCAGGTCCGGGGTGCGCTTGGCGCCCATGATGCCCGCGATCCGCGCGGTGGCCAGGGCGTCGCCCTTGGGGACCCCCTCGCCGCGCAGCAGCTCGACCACGCGCGGCGAGACCAGGACACGTCCACTCGCCCGCGCGGTGCGCGCGGTCACGTCCTTCTCGGATACGTCGACCATGCGGGCGGCGCCCGCCTCGTCGATGTGCGTCAGTCCGTCCTGCGTACTCATACTGTGCGGCGCTCCCGGTCCGGGCCCGCCGCGGTGCGGCGCGCGGGCCTGTTGTGCGCGACACGGTACCGCCAACCGGGAGTCTTCAGCCGAGCAGCACGACCTCGACCTCGGTGCCGGGCTCCACGGACTCCACGTCCTCGGGGACGACGATCAGCGCGTCGGCGTGCGCGAGAGCCGCGACCAGGTGCGATCCGGCGCCGCCGACCGGGGTCACCGATCCGTCGGCGTACCTCCCGCGCAGGAACTGCCGACGGCCCTTCGGCGAGGTCAGCGCCTTGCCGGTGGTGAGGGTCGCCCTCATGGTCGGCCGGTGGACGTCGTCGAGGCCCATCAGGGTGCGGATCGCGGGGCGGACGAACAGCTCGAAGGAGACGTACGACGACACCGGGTTGCCCGGGAGCGCGAGCAGCGGGGTGTGGTCGGGGCCGATGGTGCCGAAGCCCTGGGGCTTGCCGGGCTGCATGGCCAGCCTGCGGAACTCGATGCCGCTGCCGGCCTCGTCCTCGTCACCGACGTACGACAGCGCCTCCTTGACGACGTCGTACGCGCCGACGCTCACGCCGCCCGTGGTGACCATGAGGTCGGCGCGGACGAGCTGGTCCTCGATGGTGGACCGGAGCGTCTCGGCGTCGTCGGCGACGGCGCCCACCCGGTAGGCGATGGCTCCGGCGTCCCGGGCGGCGGCGGTGAGGGCGAAGCTGTTGGAGTCGTAGATCTGGCCGCCGCCGAGTTCCTCGCCGGGCTGGACGAGTTCGCTGCCGGTCGACATGACGACCACGCGCGGGCGCGGGCGTACGCGTACGCTGCCGCGCCCGATGGCGGCCAGCAGCGCGATCTGCGGCGGGCCGAGGACGGTGCCCGCCGCCAGGGCGCGGTCTCCGGCCTTCACGTCGCTGCCTTCGGCGCGCACGTGCGCGCGTGCCTCGGCCGACCGGTACACCTGCACCTGGCCCCGGGCGCCCTCGGGGGCCAGGGCGCGGGCGCGCATCCCGGTGACCGGTCCGTCGCCGAGGCCGCCGTCGGTCCACTCGACGGGGACGACGGCCTCGGCGCCGGGCGGCAGCGGGGCGCCGGTCATGATGCGGGCGGCCTGACCGGGGCCGACGTGGAGCAGCTCGGCCTGGCCCGCCGCGACGTCCCCCACGACCTCCAGGACGGCGGGGTACTGCTCGCTCGCGCCCGTGACGTCCGCGACCCGGACCGCGTACCCGTCCATGGAGCTGTTGTCGAACGGCGGCAGGGACACCGGCACCGTGACGTCCTCGACCAGAACGCAGTCCTGGGCGTCGAGGATCTGCAGCTCGATGGGTTCGAGGGGGCGGACGGTCGCGAGGATGTCCTCCAGGTGCTCGGCCACCGACCACAGGTGGTCGGGGCCGGTGGTGCGGGGCGCGGCGCTGCTCAACGTTGCTACATCTCCTCGGCTACGTAACTGCGAAGCCAGGTCCGGAAGTCCGGGCCCAGGTCTTCACGTTCGCACGCGAGTCTGACAATGGCACGCAGGTAGTCGCCGCGGTCGCCGGTGTCATAGCGGCGGCCCTTGAAGACGACGCCGTGCACCGGGCCGCCGATCTTCTCGTCGTCGGCGAGCTGCTGGAGGGCGTCGGTCAGCTGGATCTCGCCGCCGCGGCCGGGCTCGGTGGTGCGGAGTATGCCGAAGATGTGCGGGTCGAGGACGTAGCGGCCGATCACCGCGTAGTTCGACGGGGCGTCCGCCGGGTCGGGCTTCTCGACCAGGCCGGTGACCCTGACGGTGTCACTGTCCTCGGTGAGGTCGACGGCGGCGCATCCGTAGAGGTGGATCTGCTCGGGCGCGACCTCCATGAGCGCGATGACGCTGCCGCCGCGCTGCGCCTGGACCTCGACCATCCGCCTGAGCAGCGGGTCGCGCGGGTCGATCAGGTCGTCGCCGAGGAGGACGGCGAAGGGCTCGTGGCCCACGTGCGGGGCGGCGCACAGGACGGCGTGGCCGAGACCCTTCGGGTCGCCCTGGCGGACGTAGTGCATGGTGGCCAGGTCACTGGACTCCTGCACCTTCGCGAGCCGGTCGGCGTCGCCCTTCTTCTGGAGGGCCGACTCCAGCTCGTAGTTGCGGTCGAAGTGGTCCTCCAGGGGGCGCTTGTTGCGTCCCGTGATCATGAGGACGTCGTCGAGGCCGGCGGACACGGCCTCCTCGACCACGTACTGGATCGCCGGCTTGTCGACGACCGGCAGCATCTCCTTGGGAGTGGCCTTGGTGGCCGGCAGGAACCGGGTGCCGAGACCTGCTGCGGGGATGACAGCCTTGCTGATCCGAGGGTGCGACTGAGTCATGCCCGAACCTTATCTGGTGCCTTGGCAATGAATCTGAGGCTCCGGTTAATTGCTCTCATATGAGCGTATTGGAGAGGTACGGGTACAACCTTTGAGTCCCCTCGAACGTCCGGCCGAGCCTGACAAGCGAATGTTGCGGCGAGAGTTCATCGCGCTGAGGAACAGGTTGACGGCCGATGACGTGCGCGAAGCGGGCGCCGCCCTGGCCGCGCGGGCGCTGGAGCTGCCCGAGTTGGCGCGGGCGCGCACGGTGGCGGCGTACGTCTCCGTCGGGAGTGAACCCGGCACGCTCACGCTGCTGGACGCGCTGCGCGCGCGGGGCGTGCGGGTCCTGCTGCCCGCGCTGCTGCCCGACAACGACCTGGACTGGGGCGCGTACACCGGGGAGGGCTCGCTCGCGCGCGTCCGGCACGGCTCGAAGATGGCCCTCTTCGAGCCGGCCGGCGAGCGCCTGGGCCCGGACGCCGTGATCGCCGCCGACGTGGTGCTGCTGCCCGGGCTGGCGGTCGACGCGCGCGGCATGCGCCTGGGGCGCGGAGGGGGCTCGTACGACCGGGTCCTCGCCCGTCTGGAGCGAGCGGGCGCCCGTCCCGCGCTGGTGGTGCTGCTGTACGACGCGGAGGTCGTGGAGCGGGTGCCCGCCGAGGCGCACGACCGGCCGGTGCGGGCCGTGGTGACGCCGTCGGGCGTGCGCCGCTTCCGGGAGGGTCCCTGAACGCGGACCGGCCCTCCACGCGCGCGTGGAGGGCCGGTCCGACGGCGGGTCAGCGGCTCACGGCCGCAGCACCAGCGTGTCGCTCGTGCTGCCGTCGACCGCCTTGTCGGAGTAGGACCAGTCCAGCAGCTCGCCCTTGACCCACTTGCTCGTCTGGTCGGTGTAGTGGGCGCTGTAGGCGTGTCCGGAGGCACCGGTGAGGTTGATCCACTTCGACTTGTCGAGGTCGTCGAGGTTGGCCACCATCCGCATCGACGGCACCCACACGACGTCGTAGCCGCCGGCCGCGTTC carries:
- a CDS encoding 5-formyltetrahydrofolate cyclo-ligase, with protein sequence MLRREFIALRNRLTADDVREAGAALAARALELPELARARTVAAYVSVGSEPGTLTLLDALRARGVRVLLPALLPDNDLDWGAYTGEGSLARVRHGSKMALFEPAGERLGPDAVIAADVVLLPGLAVDARGMRLGRGGGSYDRVLARLERAGARPALVVLLYDAEVVERVPAEAHDRPVRAVVTPSGVRRFREGP